CCTGGCGATCGCGCTGCCACTCTTGCCAAAGTCGAGCAATAACTGGCGGCCACTTACGCCCACATTTACATTTTCGGAAGGGAACGGCTGAAACGCAGCACCTCCAAAATCCAGTTTAGGGGCGGGATACAGGTGCATGTACGACACATCACCATGTACCTGCGGCATACGTTGCGTTTTAGTAAGATCGGTTTGATCGGCCGCAATACGTTGCTGTGTTTGCAGCGCCTTGATCTGTTTGTAGTGCTCGAACGACTGGTTCACCAGCTGCTGCAGATCTGTAGGCGCCTGTTGCGCGTGCAGTGCGGCAAAGCCTGGCCCGGTAAGTAAGAGTATAGCAAGAAATATCTTTTTCATGTTGTTGTTTGTTTTCGCCCGAAGGCTTTTTATTCGGTTAGTGCGCATGTTCGGCGGCTTCCTTCATCGCGGCTGCGCTTACGCTTTTCTTTTTCACGAAGAACATAATGGGCAGGATGCAGACAAAAAAGAAACCAACGATCCGGAACGCATCAAGGTAAGTGAGAATGTAGGCGTGTTTCTCCACCGTATTGTTCACCATGCCCCAGGCAGCTTTCATCGCATCGATCGCATTAATGCCTTTTGCCATTAAGGCATTGGCGTATTGATTGACGCGCTCCATCGCCATGGGATTGTCCGCATTTACATAAGTGCGTAACTGATCACGGTGGATGGCAAAGTTGTTAGCCACATACGTGTTCATAAACGCGATACCAAATGCACCACCCAACTGCCGAAGCATATTGTTGATCGCGATACCATGCGGCATTTCATGCGGTTTAAGTCCGGACACTGCCTGGTTGGTCAGCGGCACGCTCAGCGTCGCAGAGCCAAGTCCTCTCAGCATCAACGGCCAGAAGAAGAAGGCTACACCCGCTTCGGAGCTGGCAGACGACATCCAGAAACAGAAAACTGCAAACATGATGAAACCCGCAGTGATCAAATACTTCGGCGGTACGCCCCGCTGTATCTGTTTACCGACGATCGGCATCGTTACAGCTGCCAGCAAAGCGCCGGGCAACAACGATTCACCGGTCAATACGGCCGTAAAGCCCATCACACGCTGCATCCACACCGGGTACACGAACATCGAACAATAGATACCCATACCCATCACAAACGTAAGTAAGGTGGTAATGGCCAACGTTCGGTTCTTCAGTACTTTCAGGTGAATGGCCGGATGATCGGTGGTAAGCTCCCACCAGAGAAAGGTGATAAACGCCACCACGGTAATGATCGCCAGCACCACAATATGTTTGGCTGCAAACCAGTCTTCCGACTGCCCTTTTTCAAGTATGTACTGCAAACAGCCCACCCAGGTCATGAGTGTGAGGATACCGATATAGTCTATCTTGATGGCCTTGCGATCGATGTTGTATTCATGCTCCTGCTTATCGATATAATTAAATACCAGGAAGGCAGCAATGATGCCCACGGGTACGTTGATGTCGAAGATCAATGACCAGTGAAAGTTTTCAACGATATAACCACCGAGCGTCGGACCGATGGTAGGGCCGATGATCACACCCATCCCGAAGATGGCCGAAGCCGTAGGTCTTTCACTTACTTCGAACGTATCGAACAGGATCGACTGGGAGGTGGAAAGCAGGGCGCCACCGCCTATCCCCTGTATGAACCGGTAGGCGACCAATTCCCATAAGGAGTGGGCGTTTCCGCACATGAAAGAGGATAAGGTGAATATAATGATGGAGAAAAAGTAATAGTTCTTTCGGCCGAAATAACTGGCCAGAAAGCCTGTCATCGGGATAACGATCACGTTTGCAATAGCGTACGCGGTCACAATCCAGGAAGCATCTTCAATGGTAGCCCCAAGGTTACCACTGATCTGCGAAAGGGCCACGTTTACAATCGTCGTGTCTATCAGCTCCAGCATGGTAGCCGATATCACCGTTGCAACGATGATCCATTTTTTGAAACCTTTGGGTTTAAGTGACATACCATTAATATTTTATAGCAACTTCAACACTGAGACCGGCGCGGAGCTTGTCTGCATACTTATCTGCATTATCAAGCAGGATCTTTACAGGTACGCGCTGTACGATCTTTACGAAGTTACCGGTAGCGTTGTCGGGCGGCAGCAGGGAGAATTTCGCACCCGTGGCCTGGGAGATTTCCACCACTTTGCCAGTCAGCTTGTCGGCATAACCGTCAATTTCTATTTCAGCTTCCTGACCCAGTTTGATGTTCGGCAGTTGTGTTTCTTTAAAGTTGGCCACTACGTAAAAGCCAGTACCATCGATCACCGTAAACAGGTTTTGACCCTGTTGTACAAACTGTCCGGCTTCAATCGGTTTTCTGCCGATCTTACCATTTGCCGGCGCGATAATATGGGTGTAAGTGAGTTTAAGGGTCGCCTGATCTACCAAAGCCTTTTTGCTGGCCACGATCGCTTCCGCCTGTTTGATTTTACTGGCGGCAACGGTAATACCTGCTTTCGACAGTTCAATCTGGTCCAGGGCAGCCTGGTACGTTTTATCGTTGGCCAGGGAGTTGGCTTTCGTATCGTCGAGCTGGCGGTTCGTGATCGCCTGGTCGTTGAACAGGTTTTGGTCACGGCGGAGGTCGGCGGTAGATTTATCTTTCTTTACTAAGGCCACTTGCGCGTTGGTCTGCGACATTTTAAGGGTGGCACCCGCATTGGTCATTGAGGCCTTGGCGGTTTCGAGGTCGGCCAGCGCCTGGGCGTAATCCGCTTGGGCCTGCTGCAGGGCAATTTTATACTCTTCGTCGTCAATTACCACTAGGGTATCACCTTTCTTAACGGCCCCATAGTCCTGAATATCAAGGCTTTTCACATAACCTGCCACGCGGGCGATTACCGGGGCTGCATGGCCCTCGATCTGGGCGTTGTCGGTAGTTTCGTGACTCCTGGCGTACATCCAGGTTTTAATGCCGTATGCTGCACCTGCGATCAAAATCGCGATAAATACGATGCGCATCACTAATTTCCCTTTGCGGGGATTTGCATTTGCTGTTTCCATTGTGCTTGAATTATGCTTATGTGTGTGTTTGATAACACAAAAGTAAACCTAGTTTACCAAATAGTCGCTTTAGTTGACTATTTTTAATCTAATTTTAATTTTGTACGGTAGCGCTATGAATTGTATGTTGCGCACCCAATCGACAAAAACACGTTAAAAGACAGCATATGGCACCAACTCGTGACGAAAAATTACAGGCAATCATCTCCCAACGCAGCAGGTCGCTGATAAAGCTGGTAAGCCTTGTGAAGAAAGACATAGAGACCAAACTGATGGACCGCCTCCATTCTATGGGGTACGAAAACTTCAAGATGGGCGACATGGTTTGCCTGGCGAACGTGCAATTAGACGGTACGATCAATAATGAACTGGCCAAAAAGGCGAAAATCACCAAACAGGCGATGAGTAAGGTGGTGAAAAGCCTGGAAACAGAGGGCTACATCTATACGCGCAAGCACGAAACGGATAATCGCGCGTCAGTCATCTATCTCACCGACCGGGGCAAAGACCTGGCGATTACGGCATTTGAGTGTGTCAGGGAAATACAAGCCGACTATGTAAGCATCATCGGGGAAGATGATTCGGAGAAGCTGCGCGAGATACTGACGAAGCTGTTAACTAAACTGGATATGTTATAAGCATCCTTAATTGTCCGCATACCGCTGCCGGTAAAATACATACCACCACGTCAGCCCACCCGCCAACAGCGATAACAACAGGGCCTCCAGCCAGTACATCCATTTTGAATTATTTTTTGCAACGATGATCGCCACGGGATGATGGTGGCCTGCATAGGTTAGCGAAGCCCAGTAGTACGGCAGCTTTAACAACTGATTATCGTGTGCAGATCGCAACCAGTCTTTCTTTGCATCATGTAACGCAGCCAACGGACTTTCCGCATGTTGCAGGTGGCGATAAAATGTACCGGTAATACCCGCTGCAGCTGCATCATGTACATTCCATAAACCGGCCACGATACCACCCGCACCGGATGCTGCGAATTCTCTCGCCAGACTGATAATCCCCTCCCCTTCCGCCAGCATCCCGTCGCCTGTCCGGCACGCACTCAATACAACCAGGCGGGGATGAAACTGTAATCCATACAACTCGAATAGGAAAAACTGTCCGTCCGCCAACTCCAGCAACGGTAAATCCTGTTTACCCTGCAACGCTGCGTGCGTTCCCAAATGTAATACTGCCGCCGATGCAAAAGCCTTGCGCAAGTTAGCCAGCGACGCTTCCTTTTCACGGAAGAACTGTCCGCCGACGGCCGCACTTACCGCCTCATATTCCTTTTGCACGGCCGGAATAGGCGGCCGCCCGGCTGTGCCCTGGGCGATAAAAAAGCCTGTCAGGTTAGCCTGTTGGGGCGCTGGCTGTTGTTGCTGCTGCAACCAGGTTTCCAGGGAGTATGCCAGGCCAATAGGCGCGTGGTGCAGCAGGTAGGGCCAGCGTGCAATGTTGGGCGAATAGATGGAATCGGTTACCAGCGCATCGAAAGGTAAATAACCTAACCATCCGTCCGGCACTACGAGACAGCGTTTGCCTGTTACGGGCCGCTGCCAGAGTTGCTGATACAAACGCCATGCAGCCTGATAATAATCCGATGGCACATTGATCATTGCCTGCGGGCCATTTCGGAAATAAGTGGACACGAAATCCTTTACCTGTCGCTGTATTACCGCCCCACTATCCAGCCGCTGCACGCGATGTATTCCTTTGCGATCAAGATCAATGATAAAAATATAGCGCTCGCCGGCAAAGAACGACTTCACGGCGGTTCCTTCCGGCAGTTGTGAAAACACATCCTGCCTGGACCGCTGGTAAAGCATCGGGTATTTCACTTTCAGCTTTTCCTGTAGCAGGGACAACTCGTACGCCACTTCTTTCGCTTCCGATTTGGCCGCCTGCCCCGCCAACGCCGCCTCGCGCTCGTAATACGCCATTGCCTGCATCAAACGCCGCTGCCGCGCGAGCAATGAGTCGCTTGATTGTAACCGGCTATATTGGAGGTTCGTCCACAATTCCTCCATCAGGGTTTGCGACTTGCTCATTTCTGAAATGTCGAGCAGCGTATGCGCGTATTGGTTGTTGCCGGTACTGTTGTACAAGTCGTACGCCAGCTCCATCGCCGTTTCGGCCAGTATACGGCTTTGCTGCTGATGCAACATACGGGTGCTACGACTGAAGAACTCGCGGCGCAGTTTACGTTCCACCGCAAACGTAAGCAGCAGGTATTGCAACGCCTGTTGTTTATCGCCTTGTTCTACCAGTGCCCGGGCTTTTCCCTCCAGCGCATCTATCAACATAAATTCACCATACAGGCTGGATGAATCGGGCAGCTGACTGTTTTTATAACCCGGCAGCATTAAGCCCAACGCCTGCTCAAACTGGCGCACAGCCACGGCCGGCTGCTTCATCTGTAAATAAATATTCCCGGCTTTTACCAGCAACCTGGCGCGCTCCCGTTTGCGACCGGCATCCAACACATACAGCGCCTGGCGATAAGCGCGTAAGGCCTCCTGTGGTCGCTGATCGGTGGCAGCTACATTGCCTGCCACCTGGCTGGCGGAACTGAGCCAGTAATGCGTGTTCTCTTCTTTACGGGCGTTGCTTAATATGCTGATGGCTTTCTTTACATGATAACGGGCACTGTCCTGCTGTTTGGTTTCGTGGTATACATCGGCCAGCGTTGCGTGTAGAAGACCGGCAATGCTGCTGCCGGGCGGCGCGCTTTGCAATCCCGACCATGCATATCGTTTCGCCTCGTCAAATTGTTCCAGCATTTGCGCAGCAACGGCCAGGTTACTACAGGCACCGGCAATGGCACGGGCATCATTCCGTTCGCGAGCAATACGTAAACTCTTGTCATGAATAAACTGCGCACGTTCATAATCACCCAGTCGGGTGTAATTATTACCGAGCGGCATCAGTACAAACTCCAACACATCGGTGTCAGGCACCGGATCATCATAATAGTAACGGTACGCAGCTTCGTAAGCCTGTATAGAAGGGATGATGTGACCTGTGTACAATTGATAATAGCCCTGGTAAGTGTGCAAGTCCAGCCAGGCGAGGCGTTCGTGGTTGTTGCGGGGGAATCGCCAGGCGGCTGACTGCGTTGCCATCAGGAAAGTAAGACGATGCGCGGGATCTTCTGCGGCATAATCCATGCGGGCATAGAGCCACTCCTCGAGGTTATCGGCCTGTTGCAGTTTACGCAGAACAGAAGTATCCTGCGCAAATAACGCATTCGCGTATACGCAGCACAGCCAGGTCATAACGTACCGTAAACAGGGATGGATATGCATTTATTGATCTTTAACCCGCCGGACAGGCACCAGGTTAAAGATAACTAAAATCTCCAGGTTGCATAGAGGAACAGGTACTTGCTTGACCCTTCCAGGTAATGATAGTAACGTACTCCCAACGCCGGGCCTACGCGGGCCATGCCTAAGTTAACATCTGCGAACAACGCACTGTTAAAGGCCTCGAACCGTTGTTTGGTAGCGGGTTTCTCACTTTCCAGTGTAACTTTCCTGGGATCGGCCGTGCCTAACTCTGCGAGTTCGATCTCGTCACGATCATAGGTTTTACCAAAGGCGGTGATGCTGCACGAGGCACCTGCGCCCACACCAATGAAACGATTCACGTTGTAACGCAGATGCACCGGCACCACGTCCAGCAACAAAGCCGAGCTAACGGCATAGGTACTGCGCGAGGTAATGAGATAACGTGTTTGACCGATGGAGGTATCGCGTTGCAGGTCCGATCTGCGGGTAAGCGTTTCAGACCGTTGGCGGACATTAAAATAGATTTCCGGTTGCAGGTAAAACCGCCAGGGGGAATAGGTAGATAAGGCTGCACCCAACACCAGGTCCCTCGTATTGGCAGCGGCCGAATCTTTTGGATATCCGATACGATAACCGGCAATACCGATCGCGGACAGGCCCGGCTGCCAGCGACCGACAGACTTATTGGTGATAACAGGTTCGTTCTTGTCAAACACGATACTGGCCTGGCTTTTAAACGGCAGCTTCTGTATGTCCTTCAGAAAACGGATGCGATATTTTACAAAGCCTTTCGTACTATCGTCTTCATTCACGCCCTCCTGTTGCATGCCCGGCAGGTAGATATTCCGGAACACAAAGAATACGCTGTCGCGACGAATGATGGTGTCCAGGCAACTCTGTCCCGCATACGCACTGTCACACATCACACATTTTGGCGAAAAGTCGGTTACTTCCAGCGTAGCAGCATCCAGCCGCGAAGGGATGGTGACGCCGATCTTTACCATACTGGCCGGACCTTTACCCGTGTTCTGAAACTCCACATGGTAATTGAGTTGCTTACTCTTTTTCACGAAACGGTAATTCAGCAACTTGTTGCGCAAACGCATGCGGTTAGGGTCATGAGAGGCGACGATCTGCATTTCCATATCGAACTTTTCCAGCGGCAGGGCGATGTCATCAGGTACAAAGATGGCGCTGATCGTTACTGTCGCATTGGTGTCCTTAATCATTTCGGGTGTGGTGCGCAAGGTGAGGAAGAGGAATTGTTCCTGCTCACTTTGAAGATCGTCGAACCGCCACGCTGCCTGTTCGCGAAACAGCGACTGCGTTTCGGCCAGCAGGGTCGTGAAAGCGGTCTTCCGGCTGGGATCTATGTACACAGCAGGCGATGGACCACGCGTCGCGTACACCTCCTGCTGCTCCAGCTCCTGCGCCGGCAGCATGGTCAGCATTTCATCGATGGTGGTCCTCTTTTCCCGGTGATAGGTACGCGCATCTTCCAGTTTAAAATTATCTTTCTTAAACTGCTTCTCATTATAAAACACCAGCAAAGAGCCGCTGGCTTTGGTGGCACCCGGATTACGATAACCGAGTACCGCCACCATATCCTCACCCGGCCGGGGCATACGATTGATTTTCATGTCCAGCACGCCACCGTTTTTAAAGAACCCCGATCCGCGCCACGCATCTGCCGTTACGGCTTTTGTTTTCACTTTTACGCGGCGCGGCTTACTGGTAGGCGGCCTGCCATCGTCATAATTATTCGTGGCCCACAGGCGCAGGTCATAGTCGCCGGTGTCTTTATAAATATGTACCGGGTCTTTTTCAAAGCTGAAAGTTCCATCCCCAAATTCCCAGAAGTAAGTATAGAACGGATCCGGTGCACCCGCTATCTTCCTGAGCGGACGCAATTCTGCACGCAGGCTGGTTTTATTGCCGGACTGGTCAACGTGAACAGTAGCAGGCAGGGTGTCACTTGCCAATTGTGCAAATGCTGCCTGGTAAAGGCCACAGGATATGAGGAGGGATAAAACTGCAAAGAAGCGGTATGACATACTGCCAGGGATTTGAAGTAAAATAATACATTTCCGGCACTCACCCTTTTTTCAAAACAGGAAATACCGGCCATAAGCCGGTGCTCCTGTCGGTATAACGGTTAATAAAAGTCAGTTGCTCACTTTACGCCGAATGATGTTCAACGCCAGCAACAACAGGATACAACTCATGAAAGTAAAGCCAATCAGTTCCATATCCGAAAATGTTTGTTACCTGGTTATATCAACGGACGCCGGCAAATGTTACCCTCA
This genomic interval from Chitinophaga horti contains the following:
- a CDS encoding PKD domain-containing protein yields the protein MSYRFFAVLSLLISCGLYQAAFAQLASDTLPATVHVDQSGNKTSLRAELRPLRKIAGAPDPFYTYFWEFGDGTFSFEKDPVHIYKDTGDYDLRLWATNNYDDGRPPTSKPRRVKVKTKAVTADAWRGSGFFKNGGVLDMKINRMPRPGEDMVAVLGYRNPGATKASGSLLVFYNEKQFKKDNFKLEDARTYHREKRTTIDEMLTMLPAQELEQQEVYATRGPSPAVYIDPSRKTAFTTLLAETQSLFREQAAWRFDDLQSEQEQFLFLTLRTTPEMIKDTNATVTISAIFVPDDIALPLEKFDMEMQIVASHDPNRMRLRNKLLNYRFVKKSKQLNYHVEFQNTGKGPASMVKIGVTIPSRLDAATLEVTDFSPKCVMCDSAYAGQSCLDTIIRRDSVFFVFRNIYLPGMQQEGVNEDDSTKGFVKYRIRFLKDIQKLPFKSQASIVFDKNEPVITNKSVGRWQPGLSAIGIAGYRIGYPKDSAAANTRDLVLGAALSTYSPWRFYLQPEIYFNVRQRSETLTRRSDLQRDTSIGQTRYLITSRSTYAVSSALLLDVVPVHLRYNVNRFIGVGAGASCSITAFGKTYDRDEIELAELGTADPRKVTLESEKPATKQRFEAFNSALFADVNLGMARVGPALGVRYYHYLEGSSKYLFLYATWRF
- a CDS encoding DHA2 family efflux MFS transporter permease subunit, with product MSLKPKGFKKWIIVATVISATMLELIDTTIVNVALSQISGNLGATIEDASWIVTAYAIANVIVIPMTGFLASYFGRKNYYFFSIIIFTLSSFMCGNAHSLWELVAYRFIQGIGGGALLSTSQSILFDTFEVSERPTASAIFGMGVIIGPTIGPTLGGYIVENFHWSLIFDINVPVGIIAAFLVFNYIDKQEHEYNIDRKAIKIDYIGILTLMTWVGCLQYILEKGQSEDWFAAKHIVVLAIITVVAFITFLWWELTTDHPAIHLKVLKNRTLAITTLLTFVMGMGIYCSMFVYPVWMQRVMGFTAVLTGESLLPGALLAAVTMPIVGKQIQRGVPPKYLITAGFIMFAVFCFWMSSASSEAGVAFFFWPLMLRGLGSATLSVPLTNQAVSGLKPHEMPHGIAINNMLRQLGGAFGIAFMNTYVANNFAIHRDQLRTYVNADNPMAMERVNQYANALMAKGINAIDAMKAAWGMVNNTVEKHAYILTYLDAFRIVGFFFVCILPIMFFVKKKSVSAAAMKEAAEHAH
- a CDS encoding MarR family winged helix-turn-helix transcriptional regulator, which translates into the protein MAPTRDEKLQAIISQRSRSLIKLVSLVKKDIETKLMDRLHSMGYENFKMGDMVCLANVQLDGTINNELAKKAKITKQAMSKVVKSLETEGYIYTRKHETDNRASVIYLTDRGKDLAITAFECVREIQADYVSIIGEDDSEKLREILTKLLTKLDML
- a CDS encoding HlyD family secretion protein codes for the protein METANANPRKGKLVMRIVFIAILIAGAAYGIKTWMYARSHETTDNAQIEGHAAPVIARVAGYVKSLDIQDYGAVKKGDTLVVIDDEEYKIALQQAQADYAQALADLETAKASMTNAGATLKMSQTNAQVALVKKDKSTADLRRDQNLFNDQAITNRQLDDTKANSLANDKTYQAALDQIELSKAGITVAASKIKQAEAIVASKKALVDQATLKLTYTHIIAPANGKIGRKPIEAGQFVQQGQNLFTVIDGTGFYVVANFKETQLPNIKLGQEAEIEIDGYADKLTGKVVEISQATGAKFSLLPPDNATGNFVKIVQRVPVKILLDNADKYADKLRAGLSVEVAIKY
- a CDS encoding CHAT domain-containing protein, which codes for MTWLCCVYANALFAQDTSVLRKLQQADNLEEWLYARMDYAAEDPAHRLTFLMATQSAAWRFPRNNHERLAWLDLHTYQGYYQLYTGHIIPSIQAYEAAYRYYYDDPVPDTDVLEFVLMPLGNNYTRLGDYERAQFIHDKSLRIARERNDARAIAGACSNLAVAAQMLEQFDEAKRYAWSGLQSAPPGSSIAGLLHATLADVYHETKQQDSARYHVKKAISILSNARKEENTHYWLSSASQVAGNVAATDQRPQEALRAYRQALYVLDAGRKRERARLLVKAGNIYLQMKQPAVAVRQFEQALGLMLPGYKNSQLPDSSSLYGEFMLIDALEGKARALVEQGDKQQALQYLLLTFAVERKLRREFFSRSTRMLHQQQSRILAETAMELAYDLYNSTGNNQYAHTLLDISEMSKSQTLMEELWTNLQYSRLQSSDSLLARQRRLMQAMAYYEREAALAGQAAKSEAKEVAYELSLLQEKLKVKYPMLYQRSRQDVFSQLPEGTAVKSFFAGERYIFIIDLDRKGIHRVQRLDSGAVIQRQVKDFVSTYFRNGPQAMINVPSDYYQAAWRLYQQLWQRPVTGKRCLVVPDGWLGYLPFDALVTDSIYSPNIARWPYLLHHAPIGLAYSLETWLQQQQQPAPQQANLTGFFIAQGTAGRPPIPAVQKEYEAVSAAVGGQFFREKEASLANLRKAFASAAVLHLGTHAALQGKQDLPLLELADGQFFLFELYGLQFHPRLVVLSACRTGDGMLAEGEGIISLAREFAASGAGGIVAGLWNVHDAAAAGITGTFYRHLQHAESPLAALHDAKKDWLRSAHDNQLLKLPYYWASLTYAGHHHPVAIIVAKNNSKWMYWLEALLLSLLAGGLTWWYVFYRQRYADN